A DNA window from Planctomycetota bacterium contains the following coding sequences:
- a CDS encoding YicC family protein, whose amino-acid sequence MIRSMTGYGAAERTTDEVRIAVEIRTVNNRSLKISQRTPEGLGAAEVVMDRLVRERLTRGTVFVRLLVEPVGAAARAPINREVLAAYWKDLARLREELGGGDGPPALEALLALPGVVGDEAVVLTGIKNLESLVKEAAREALDRLDAMREAEGQATAKDLAANLEEMARRVAAVRQRAGAVIQEYRDRLQERAQALLKGIEIVADDATLAREVAFFAERSDINEELARLQSHLEQMRDLLGASEPVGRRLEFLAQEMSREANTIGAKSNDVEIAREVLPIKVAVDRLREQSQNIE is encoded by the coding sequence ATGATCCGCAGCATGACCGGATACGGGGCAGCCGAGCGGACGACCGACGAGGTCCGCATCGCCGTCGAAATACGAACGGTCAACAACCGGAGCCTGAAGATCAGCCAGCGGACGCCGGAGGGTCTCGGAGCGGCGGAGGTTGTGATGGATCGGCTGGTGCGCGAGCGGCTGACGCGCGGAACGGTGTTCGTGCGGCTGCTGGTGGAACCGGTCGGCGCCGCCGCGAGGGCCCCGATCAACCGCGAGGTGCTGGCGGCCTACTGGAAGGACCTGGCGCGGCTGCGGGAGGAACTGGGCGGGGGCGACGGCCCGCCGGCGCTCGAGGCGCTCCTGGCGCTGCCGGGCGTCGTGGGCGACGAGGCGGTCGTCCTGACGGGCATTAAGAACCTCGAGTCGCTCGTCAAGGAGGCGGCGCGCGAGGCGCTCGACCGCCTGGACGCGATGCGCGAGGCCGAGGGCCAGGCCACCGCCAAGGATCTGGCGGCGAACCTGGAAGAGATGGCGCGGCGCGTGGCCGCGGTGCGACAGCGCGCGGGGGCGGTGATCCAGGAGTACCGCGATCGGCTCCAGGAACGGGCGCAGGCGCTCCTGAAGGGCATCGAGATAGTGGCGGACGACGCGACCCTGGCGCGCGAGGTAGCGTTCTTCGCCGAGCGGTCCGACATCAACGAGGAACTCGCCCGCCTCCAGAGCCACCTGGAGCAGATGCGGGACCTCCTGGGGGCCTCCGAGCCGGTGGGCCGGCGGCTGGAGTTCCTGGCCCAGGAAATGTCCCGCGAGGCGAACACGATCGGCGCGAAGTCGAACGACGTCGAGATCGCGCGCGAGGTCCTTCCGATCAAGGTGGCGGTGGACCGGCTGCGCGAGCAATCGCAGAATATCGAGTAG